In Pseudomonas poae, a single genomic region encodes these proteins:
- a CDS encoding LysR family transcriptional regulator, translated as MDVRHLKAFLAVFEERNITAAAQRLFISQPTLSVTIKQLEDELGVALFVRQPRGVEVSGEARVLYPQARRMVAEADALSRLFRGRENRVALELGVEGDIADSQIETFLRMAHQGLPGLLLTLQEGCEGEGRLAVEEMCCEDELFLPLWEESYVMALPASHPMAQAGNEQAWAPIEDWITCPQHDSHQRLMALYGRSPQAVAGHAGSLTQALHMVAAGVGVAMLPQSLAVERAGVVIREWHLPAPTRRVGLCFAAQALELPALRALHEYFQNHRPPQLSAA; from the coding sequence ATGGATGTTCGCCACCTCAAGGCATTTCTCGCGGTGTTCGAAGAACGCAATATCACCGCAGCGGCCCAGCGTTTGTTTATCAGCCAGCCGACCTTGTCGGTGACCATCAAGCAGCTGGAAGACGAGCTGGGCGTGGCGCTGTTCGTGCGTCAGCCCCGGGGTGTGGAAGTGAGCGGCGAAGCGCGGGTGCTGTATCCCCAGGCACGGCGCATGGTGGCCGAAGCCGATGCGTTGAGCCGCCTGTTTCGCGGGCGCGAAAATCGGGTTGCCTTGGAGCTGGGTGTGGAAGGCGATATTGCCGACAGCCAGATCGAAACCTTCCTGCGCATGGCACACCAGGGCTTGCCCGGGTTGCTGCTGACGCTGCAGGAAGGCTGCGAAGGCGAAGGTCGCCTGGCGGTGGAGGAAATGTGCTGCGAGGACGAGCTATTCCTGCCGCTTTGGGAAGAGTCCTACGTGATGGCGTTACCGGCCAGCCATCCGATGGCCCAGGCGGGCAACGAGCAAGCCTGGGCGCCGATTGAAGACTGGATCACCTGCCCACAACACGATTCCCATCAACGCTTGATGGCGCTCTACGGCCGCTCGCCGCAAGCGGTGGCCGGGCATGCCGGGTCGTTGACCCAGGCGTTGCATATGGTGGCGGCCGGTGTGGGCGTGGCCATGTTGCCGCAATCGCTGGCGGTGGAGCGCGCCGGGGTGGTGATTCGGGAGTGGCACTTGCCGGCGCCGACCCGGCGGGTGGGGTTATGTTTTGCTGCGCAAGCCTTGGAGCTACCGGCGTTGCGTGCCTTGCACGAGTACTTCCAGAACCACCGGCCGCCGCAGCTTTCAGCGGCCTGA
- a CDS encoding LysR family transcriptional regulator: MASNEVLQAFVQAATQGSFSAAARKLGKSQSTVSAAVASLEIDLDVVLFDRSSRKPTLTPAGHVLLQRAEQVLEASSRLELTASQLSQGLEPKLTIAMSDTYQSDRFEVALKVFEQRYPDLELECLIAECEDLIDLVQSGRAHIAFIEKQEVYPPDLTGAPVEERTEIALFVSPGHPLATQENISANTLQQHRELRLASIINPTEIRASGRVWSAPSYLMLMEMAQLGFGWTPLPRWLVERFDRGQLVELKARSWPRFVAVDALWSRHHPPGPAGSWLLGKMLE; encoded by the coding sequence ATGGCCTCCAATGAAGTGCTGCAGGCGTTTGTGCAGGCGGCCACCCAGGGTTCGTTTTCAGCGGCCGCGCGCAAGCTGGGCAAGAGCCAGTCCACCGTCAGCGCGGCAGTGGCGAGCCTGGAGATTGACCTGGATGTGGTGCTGTTCGACCGCAGCAGCCGCAAGCCGACGCTGACCCCGGCGGGCCACGTATTGCTGCAGCGTGCCGAGCAGGTACTGGAAGCCAGCAGCCGCCTGGAACTCACGGCGAGCCAATTGTCCCAGGGCCTGGAGCCGAAGCTGACCATCGCCATGTCCGATACTTACCAATCCGACCGGTTCGAAGTCGCGCTGAAAGTCTTTGAGCAGCGCTATCCCGACCTTGAGTTGGAATGCCTGATCGCTGAATGCGAAGACCTGATCGACCTGGTGCAAAGTGGCCGCGCGCACATCGCATTCATCGAGAAACAGGAGGTTTACCCGCCCGACCTCACGGGGGCGCCGGTGGAAGAACGCACGGAAATTGCGTTATTCGTTTCCCCCGGACACCCATTGGCCACGCAGGAAAACATCTCGGCCAATACCCTGCAGCAACACCGTGAACTGCGCTTGGCCAGCATCATCAACCCTACAGAAATCCGCGCCAGCGGGCGTGTATGGTCGGCGCCCAGTTACCTGATGCTGATGGAAATGGCCCAGTTGGGGTTTGGCTGGACGCCGCTACCGCGCTGGCTGGTGGAGCGCTTTGATCGCGGGCAATTGGTGGAGCTCAAGGCGCGCAGTTGGCCGCGCTTTGTAGCGGTGGATGCGTTGTGGTCGCGGCATCACCCGCCGGGGCCGGCGGGGAGTTGGTTGCTGGGCAAGATGCTCGAATGA
- a CDS encoding multidrug/biocide efflux PACE transporter produces the protein MSPTKSITERVCQALGFEGLALLICTPLLVWITGRPALEMGAVTLGLSLLALTWNIIFNSLFDRLKVRLQLSGGAGTRVLHALMFEGGLIIVAVPLIAAWLNISLMQAFMLDIGVLLFFLPYTYVYHWGYDVLREKLLRVKETSRPKPQCADQ, from the coding sequence ATGAGCCCTACCAAGTCGATTACTGAACGTGTTTGCCAAGCCCTGGGTTTTGAAGGCTTGGCCCTATTGATCTGTACACCGCTGCTGGTGTGGATCACCGGCCGGCCAGCCTTGGAAATGGGCGCGGTCACCTTAGGCCTTAGCCTGCTGGCGCTGACGTGGAACATCATTTTCAACAGCCTGTTCGACCGCTTGAAGGTGCGCCTGCAACTGTCCGGCGGCGCAGGGACGCGGGTGCTGCATGCGCTGATGTTCGAAGGCGGGCTGATTATCGTCGCCGTGCCGCTGATCGCCGCGTGGCTGAATATCAGCCTGATGCAGGCTTTTATGCTCGACATAGGTGTACTGCTGTTTTTCCTGCCGTACACCTATGTGTATCACTGGGGCTATGACGTGCTGCGCGAGAAGCTGCTGCGAGTCAAAGAAACATCCCGCCCGAAGCCTCAATGCGCTGACCAGTGA
- the pxpA gene encoding 5-oxoprolinase subunit PxpA, translating into MQAVDFNSDMGEGFGPWTIGDGVDSELMAYISSANIATGFHAGDPGTMRRTVERAKQLGVAIGAHPGFRDLVGFGRRHINAPAQELVDDMLYQLGALRKIARAQGVSLQHIKPHGALYMHLARDEEAARLLVQNLQIIEPTLLLYCMPNSVIWRVAKELGQPVVREFYADREYDLSGSIVFTRTVRALDPATVAARVLRACQTGLVRTVEGEDLYIEFDSICLHSDTPGALELVEATREALDQAGIAVKTPH; encoded by the coding sequence ATGCAGGCAGTGGATTTCAACTCGGACATGGGCGAAGGCTTCGGCCCCTGGACCATCGGCGATGGCGTTGATTCGGAGCTGATGGCCTACATCAGCTCGGCCAATATCGCCACCGGCTTTCACGCCGGCGACCCCGGCACCATGCGCCGCACCGTGGAGCGCGCCAAGCAATTGGGCGTGGCCATCGGCGCCCATCCGGGCTTTCGCGACCTGGTGGGGTTTGGCCGTCGGCATATCAACGCCCCGGCCCAGGAGCTGGTGGACGACATGCTCTACCAACTCGGCGCCCTGCGGAAAATCGCCCGCGCCCAAGGCGTGAGCCTGCAACACATCAAGCCTCACGGCGCGCTCTACATGCACCTGGCCCGCGACGAAGAAGCCGCACGCCTGCTGGTGCAGAACCTGCAAATCATCGAGCCTACGTTGTTGTTGTACTGCATGCCCAATTCGGTGATCTGGCGTGTGGCCAAGGAACTGGGGCAACCGGTGGTGCGCGAGTTTTATGCCGACCGTGAGTACGATCTCAGCGGCTCCATCGTGTTTACTCGCACTGTGCGGGCGTTGGATCCGGCGACGGTGGCGGCACGCGTCCTACGTGCTTGTCAGACGGGTCTGGTACGCACCGTAGAAGGCGAAGACCTGTACATCGAATTCGATTCCATCTGCCTGCACAGCGACACCCCCGGTGCCCTGGAGTTGGTAGAAGCCACCCGCGAAGCGTTGGACCAAGCGGGCATCGCGGTCAAAACACCACATTAA
- a CDS encoding allophanate hydrolase subunit 1 family protein gives MAETSPIRYSFGGDEHLFAEVSDSMSLEAFFKGMAVTRAVERLALEGVLDVCLANASFQIRFDPDRIAPHVLLDAVQTAEAQAVAERTLHTRIIEIPVLYNDPWTHETLMRFRDRHQDPSGTDLEYAARINGLADVDAFIAAHSGAPWFVSMVGFVAGLPFMFQMVERERQLQVPKYLRPRTDTPKLTLGHGGCFGCIYSVRGAGGYQMFGVTPAPIYDPAQQLAYLKEHMVFFRPGDIVQFKPMDRDAYDLAVADVDAGRFDLRIRPVEFSLDAFLADPIGYPKTLQEALA, from the coding sequence ATGGCTGAAACGTCCCCCATCCGCTACAGCTTCGGCGGTGATGAACACCTGTTTGCCGAGGTCAGCGACAGCATGTCCCTGGAGGCCTTTTTCAAAGGCATGGCGGTGACCCGTGCGGTGGAACGCCTGGCGCTGGAAGGCGTGCTGGATGTGTGCCTGGCCAATGCGTCGTTCCAGATTCGCTTCGACCCCGACCGCATCGCGCCCCACGTGTTGCTCGATGCGGTGCAGACCGCCGAAGCCCAGGCCGTGGCCGAGCGCACCTTGCACACGCGCATCATCGAAATCCCGGTGCTCTACAACGACCCGTGGACCCATGAGACGTTGATGCGTTTTCGCGACCGTCATCAAGACCCCAGCGGCACCGACCTGGAATACGCTGCACGCATCAATGGACTGGCCGATGTGGATGCGTTTATCGCTGCCCACAGCGGCGCGCCGTGGTTTGTGTCGATGGTCGGGTTTGTCGCGGGCCTGCCGTTCATGTTCCAGATGGTCGAGCGCGAGCGGCAGTTGCAGGTGCCCAAGTACCTGCGCCCGCGCACGGACACGCCCAAATTGACCCTCGGCCATGGCGGCTGTTTCGGCTGCATCTACTCGGTGCGCGGCGCCGGCGGTTACCAGATGTTCGGCGTGACCCCGGCGCCCATCTACGATCCGGCGCAGCAGTTGGCCTACCTCAAGGAGCACATGGTGTTCTTCCGGCCCGGCGATATCGTGCAGTTCAAACCCATGGACCGCGACGCCTACGACCTGGCCGTCGCCGACGTGGACGCAGGACGTTTCGACCTGCGCATCCGCCCTGTGGAGTTTTCCCTCGACGCTTTTCTTGCCGACCCCATCGGCTATCCGAAAACCCTGCAGGAGGCGCTGGCATGA
- a CDS encoding magnesium transporter CorA, whose product MNHSIDHSHQDSDLFGLLYGFRFRPGEKGEQIDSATALKALQQPADPEEFLWLHLNLAHAACERWMQSHLDLPAEFFEALHEGSRSTRIEHVDSALLAVVNDVVFNFSNMVSSDISTLVGVRPQPLADQRAPATAALGGQIALVGKGRRTLSLPLELLVHLLRDQGEVLTQIVRKTSISVDHIEDQLLSSRLSTNRAELGAARRVLVRLQRLLALEPGSLLRLLNRPPQWLQKEDVKELRKSTEEFALIINDLMALGERIKLLQEEIAANLNEQSNRTLFTLTVVTVLALPINIIAGFFGMNVGACRSLRTRKGFGYWWRWWRRLP is encoded by the coding sequence ATGAACCACAGCATTGATCACAGCCACCAGGATTCCGATCTGTTTGGCTTGCTCTACGGTTTTCGTTTTCGCCCCGGTGAAAAAGGCGAGCAGATTGATTCGGCCACCGCGCTCAAAGCCTTGCAGCAACCCGCCGACCCCGAAGAGTTCTTGTGGCTGCACCTGAACCTGGCCCACGCCGCTTGCGAACGCTGGATGCAGTCGCACCTGGACTTGCCCGCCGAGTTTTTTGAAGCCTTGCACGAAGGCTCACGCTCCACACGCATCGAACACGTCGACTCGGCCCTGCTGGCGGTGGTCAACGACGTGGTGTTCAACTTCAGCAACATGGTCTCCTCGGATATTTCCACGCTGGTGGGTGTGCGCCCGCAGCCGCTTGCTGATCAGCGCGCGCCTGCAACCGCTGCACTCGGTGGACAAATTGCGCTCGTCGGTAAAGGCCGGCGAACGCTTTCGCTCCCTCTGGAATTATTGGTGCACCTGCTGCGCGACCAGGGCGAAGTGCTGACCCAGATCGTGCGCAAGACCAGCATCAGCGTCGACCATATCGAGGACCAATTATTGTCCTCGCGCCTGTCCACCAACCGTGCCGAACTCGGCGCCGCACGCCGGGTGCTGGTGCGCCTGCAACGCCTACTGGCGCTGGAACCGGGCTCCTTGCTGCGCCTGCTCAACCGCCCGCCGCAGTGGCTGCAGAAGGAAGACGTGAAGGAACTGCGCAAATCCACCGAGGAGTTTGCGCTGATCATCAACGACCTGATGGCCCTGGGCGAACGCATCAAGTTGTTGCAGGAAGAGATCGCCGCCAACCTCAACGAACAAAGCAACCGCACGCTGTTCACCCTGACAGTGGTGACGGTGTTGGCGTTGCCGATCAACATCATTGCCGGTTTTTTTGGCATGAACGTGGGGGCGTGCCGCTCTCTACGGACCCGGAAGGGTTTTGGATACTGGTGGCGTTGGTGGCGACGTTTACCTTGA
- a CDS encoding peptidase M4, whose amino-acid sequence MKTLTALFAATALTLTAGLAQADVRPDQIPSLLKSGAVMPFEKLNAAALAAHAGATITDTELEDKAGRLVYEVEMRDTSNVKWDVKLDAKTGEVLENKQDT is encoded by the coding sequence ATGAAAACCCTGACCGCATTGTTCGCCGCCACCGCCCTGACCCTGACCGCCGGCCTCGCCCAAGCGGACGTTCGCCCAGACCAGATTCCAAGCCTGCTCAAGTCCGGTGCCGTGATGCCATTCGAGAAGCTCAACGCGGCAGCCCTGGCCGCCCATGCCGGCGCGACCATTACCGACACCGAGCTGGAAGACAAGGCCGGTCGCCTGGTGTACGAAGTCGAGATGCGTGATACCAGCAACGTGAAGTGGGATGTGAAACTCGACGCCAAGACCGGCGAAGTGCTGGAAAACAAGCAAGACACTTGA
- a CDS encoding sterol desaturase family protein translates to MKRLVSWVYAPAFLLGFIGWGIWQPHWLIVVFVVAVGVSFLMEQWLPYERQWNRSLGDRRRDTLHALVNESLNAAGLLILPGLTALLAVEGVWPRGWPLWEQLLLAIVLADAGITLMHYASHRIAPLWRLHAVHHSVQRLYGFNGLMKHPLHQMLEATAGLLPLILLGIPLDVAQLLALAIAIQLLLQHSNVDMRMGPLRWVFAWAPVHRFHHMKYGRAGDVNFGLFFNLWDWLLGTAYYREGYRMGPGDLGIGSRPDFPVAYGAQMLDPFKPVRLSKEPSLPEQLR, encoded by the coding sequence ATGAAACGGTTAGTGAGTTGGGTCTACGCGCCCGCATTTCTGCTGGGGTTTATTGGGTGGGGTATCTGGCAACCGCACTGGCTGATAGTGGTGTTTGTGGTTGCGGTAGGGGTGTCATTCCTGATGGAGCAATGGCTGCCTTATGAGCGGCAATGGAACCGCAGCCTAGGCGATCGTCGGCGCGACACCCTGCATGCGCTGGTCAACGAAAGCCTGAATGCCGCAGGTTTGCTGATCCTGCCAGGGCTCACCGCACTGCTGGCGGTCGAGGGCGTCTGGCCACGGGGCTGGCCGCTGTGGGAGCAACTGTTACTGGCCATCGTGCTCGCCGACGCCGGCATCACCCTGATGCATTACGCCAGCCACCGCATCGCGCCGCTGTGGCGCTTGCATGCGGTGCATCACAGCGTGCAACGGTTGTATGGGTTCAACGGTTTGATGAAACACCCTTTGCACCAGATGCTCGAAGCCACTGCTGGGCTGCTGCCGTTGATCCTGCTGGGTATTCCGTTGGACGTGGCGCAGTTGCTGGCCTTGGCGATTGCCATTCAGTTGCTGTTGCAGCATTCCAATGTGGACATGCGCATGGGGCCCTTGCGTTGGGTATTCGCGTGGGCGCCGGTGCATCGTTTTCACCACATGAAATACGGCCGCGCGGGGGATGTGAATTTTGGGCTGTTTTTCAACCTGTGGGATTGGCTGCTGGGCACGGCTTATTACCGCGAGGGCTATCGCATGGGGCCAGGGGACCTGGGGATTGGCAGCCGCCCGGATTTTCCGGTGGCGTATGGGGCGCAGATGCTGGACCCGTTCAAGCCTGTGCGCCTGAGCAAGGAGCCCTCACTGCCAGAGCAATTACGCTAA